The following coding sequences lie in one Arthrobacter globiformis genomic window:
- a CDS encoding ABC transporter permease subunit produces MTNQALNNPQGAGIRPEATPATARSFDFAYWWDRVGILVVLIALVALMVVIAPNFASVNNLLNIARSISINAILAAGMTFVILAAGIDLSVGSILAVSGVASVMTGIAGLPAPVAILVGVVTGAVAGLINGLLSAYLALAAFIVTLGTMTFLRGLAYTMTDGQPIVSNTLSFRDIGNGYMAGIPVPVVIMIIVYVAAWFVLERTRYGRHVYAVGGNAEAARLAGINVKRVITSVYVIAGICAGLAGVIFSARVVSAQPTAGTGYELDAIAAVVLGGTSLVGGRGRIYGTLIGSIILGVLSTGLILMNVQFFTQLLIKGLVIILAVAIDSLKQRTLRLPWSRAIAAQTPA; encoded by the coding sequence ATGACTAACCAGGCTCTGAACAACCCACAGGGCGCCGGCATCCGGCCAGAGGCCACACCTGCCACCGCCCGCAGCTTTGACTTTGCCTACTGGTGGGACCGCGTCGGCATCCTCGTGGTCCTGATCGCCCTCGTTGCCTTAATGGTCGTCATCGCCCCTAACTTCGCGAGCGTCAACAACCTGCTGAACATTGCCCGGTCGATCTCGATCAACGCGATCCTGGCGGCCGGAATGACATTCGTCATTCTCGCGGCCGGAATCGACCTTTCTGTCGGTTCCATTCTGGCCGTCTCCGGTGTCGCATCGGTCATGACAGGCATTGCAGGACTGCCCGCACCCGTCGCGATCCTGGTCGGTGTTGTGACAGGGGCCGTCGCGGGTTTGATCAACGGCCTGCTCAGCGCCTACCTGGCACTGGCCGCCTTCATCGTTACCCTCGGCACCATGACCTTCCTTCGAGGCCTGGCCTACACCATGACCGACGGGCAACCCATCGTCTCCAACACACTCAGTTTCCGGGACATCGGCAACGGGTACATGGCGGGCATCCCGGTGCCCGTGGTGATCATGATCATCGTCTACGTCGCAGCGTGGTTCGTCCTTGAGCGCACCCGCTATGGCCGGCACGTCTACGCCGTGGGCGGCAACGCCGAAGCCGCCCGGCTGGCAGGCATCAACGTCAAACGCGTCATCACTTCCGTCTATGTCATCGCCGGCATCTGCGCCGGGCTCGCCGGTGTCATCTTCTCCGCCCGGGTGGTCTCCGCCCAGCCGACAGCCGGCACCGGCTACGAGCTGGACGCGATCGCCGCAGTTGTCCTGGGCGGCACAAGCCTCGTCGGCGGACGCGGACGGATCTACGGCACACTGATCGGCTCCATCATTCTCGGTGTCCTCAGCACCGGACTGATCCTGATGAATGTCCAGTTCTTCACCCAACTGCTGATCAAGGGCCTCGTCATCATCCTCGCGGTGGCAATCGACAGCCTGAAACAACGCACACTGCGCCTGCCCTGGTCCAGGGCCATCGCCGCCCAGACACCTGCATAA
- a CDS encoding LacI family DNA-binding transcriptional regulator: MAKKPTLRDLSEATGLSSYTVSRALSNGADVSEASRKLVLKAARELGYVPNRAAQELRKKSRSSIAVITASTSNYYYLDLMKGIQRVLRGSSRNAVVADIAAEGVYTPEVEDAIVQDLIQSRTAGIITTLTLSMQNVKLLESWDIPVVFVDSAPPEDATQVPSILTDNYAASMKAGAHLARHGYADWLFLAYPGRWSTRAERERGLREAAAKHGAVLEVLETENDADSAYRTLSAYLDTPGRALPRAIIAGNNPLLHGVLTVLRQRGIAVPTQVALIAFDEFAWAPLLDPPLTVVDEDSESIGVLAAQTLTRILDGQLEAERRGESPVPDYRPEDRREVNADLIVRQSCGC; this comes from the coding sequence ATGGCGAAGAAGCCCACGCTGCGGGACTTGAGCGAAGCCACAGGCCTTTCTTCCTATACGGTTTCGCGCGCCCTGAGTAACGGCGCCGATGTCTCGGAGGCGAGCCGGAAGCTGGTGTTGAAGGCTGCCCGGGAGTTGGGTTACGTCCCGAACCGTGCCGCGCAGGAGCTCCGCAAGAAGTCGCGCAGTTCGATCGCGGTCATCACCGCGAGCACGTCGAACTACTACTACCTGGACCTGATGAAGGGCATTCAGCGGGTTCTGCGGGGATCCAGCCGCAATGCCGTTGTGGCCGACATCGCAGCAGAAGGTGTGTACACACCGGAGGTGGAGGATGCCATCGTTCAGGATCTGATCCAGTCACGCACGGCCGGCATTATCACTACCCTGACCCTGAGCATGCAGAACGTTAAGCTCCTGGAAAGCTGGGACATTCCCGTGGTTTTCGTGGACTCGGCACCGCCGGAGGACGCGACACAAGTCCCGAGCATCCTGACAGACAATTACGCGGCGAGCATGAAAGCGGGGGCGCATTTGGCCCGGCACGGGTATGCGGATTGGCTCTTCCTGGCCTATCCGGGCCGCTGGTCCACGCGTGCCGAGCGGGAGCGCGGTCTCCGCGAGGCGGCGGCCAAGCACGGGGCTGTACTGGAGGTGCTGGAGACGGAGAACGACGCCGACTCGGCATACCGGACACTGTCCGCCTATTTGGATACACCCGGCCGGGCCCTGCCCAGGGCGATCATCGCCGGAAACAACCCCCTGCTCCACGGCGTCCTCACCGTGCTCCGACAGCGCGGAATTGCTGTCCCCACCCAGGTGGCTCTCATAGCGTTTGACGAGTTTGCCTGGGCTCCCCTGCTGGATCCCCCGCTGACAGTGGTGGATGAGGACAGCGAATCAATCGGCGTTCTGGCCGCACAGACGCTGACCCGAATCCTGGACGGGCAGCTGGAGGCCGAGCGGCGGGGCGAGTCACCGGTGCCCGACTACCGTCCCGAGGACCGCCGGGAGGTGAACGCGGACTTAATCGTGCGACAGTCATGCGGATGCTGA
- a CDS encoding enoyl-CoA hydratase yields MTYDYVLYEVDGPVATIWQNRPQQRNAQNEQMLDELNDAVLRAGRDPEIRAVVLSGKGGHFSAGHDLKEGQIKRQDFTPEERWAYESRSYMDYCMNIFNLPKPTIARVEGACIAGAFMVANMCDMIVASEEAFFADPVLHTMAVSAVEVLVHPWVMGSRKAREFLFTGEPMQAKDALECGMVNRVVPAAELDDAVHTLAYRVAQAPPFATAVLKKSLNRTLETQGFGVALSAHFDSHQLTHFSEEAARGKADGGFSNSITRNKVGTSVQ; encoded by the coding sequence ATGACCTATGACTACGTTCTCTACGAGGTCGACGGCCCCGTGGCAACCATCTGGCAGAACCGCCCGCAGCAGCGCAACGCGCAGAACGAGCAGATGCTGGACGAGCTCAATGACGCGGTGCTCCGCGCCGGCCGGGACCCGGAAATCCGGGCGGTGGTCCTGAGCGGCAAAGGCGGTCACTTTTCCGCCGGGCACGATCTGAAGGAAGGCCAGATCAAACGGCAGGACTTCACGCCGGAGGAACGTTGGGCCTACGAGTCCCGCTCCTACATGGACTACTGCATGAACATCTTCAACCTTCCCAAGCCGACCATCGCCCGGGTCGAGGGAGCCTGCATCGCCGGTGCCTTCATGGTGGCCAACATGTGCGACATGATCGTGGCCTCCGAAGAGGCCTTCTTCGCAGATCCGGTGCTTCACACCATGGCAGTCAGTGCCGTCGAGGTCCTGGTTCACCCTTGGGTGATGGGCAGCCGCAAGGCACGCGAATTCCTCTTCACCGGCGAACCAATGCAGGCCAAAGACGCCCTCGAATGCGGGATGGTCAACCGTGTCGTCCCTGCAGCAGAGCTCGACGACGCAGTGCACACACTGGCCTACCGCGTGGCCCAGGCACCGCCCTTCGCCACCGCCGTACTCAAGAAGTCACTCAACCGAACCCTCGAGACGCAGGGCTTTGGCGTGGCCCTGAGCGCCCACTTCGATTCCCACCAGCTCACCCACTTCAGCGAGGAAGCAGCGCGCGGAAAGGCCGACGGCGGCTTCTCGAACTCCATCACCCGCAACAAGGTCGGAACCTCGGTCCAGTAA
- a CDS encoding acyl-CoA dehydrogenase family protein: MDTDPIDTDYFLLDDRITDEDRAVQKQVRAFVDSEILPIINDYWERAEFPHELVRGFADLGIVGTTINGYGCPGLSPMAAGLIAMELGRGDGSMNTFFGVHSGLAMGSVHILGDEEQKQRWLPPMAGMEKIGAFALTEPEHGSDSVALETSARLDGDHYVINGAKRWIGNASFADIVVIWARDEADEQVKAFILEKNADGTYPDGYRADVITGKIGKRAILQADITLSNLRIPKANLLAGATSFRDATRVLTATRNSASWESVGHAMAAYEAAADHARTRVQFGKPIGSFQLVQNKLANMLAEMTAMQLMCFRVAELGQTSQLTGNMASLAKMHTAKKARWICSEARDMLGGNGLLLDRHVARHMTDMEVVSTYEGTDSIQSLLVGRDITGFSAFK, from the coding sequence ATGGACACCGACCCCATCGACACGGACTACTTCCTTCTCGATGACCGCATCACCGACGAAGACCGCGCAGTTCAAAAACAGGTGCGCGCCTTTGTCGACAGCGAAATCCTGCCAATCATCAACGATTACTGGGAACGCGCAGAATTTCCCCACGAACTCGTGCGCGGATTCGCAGACCTGGGCATCGTCGGGACAACCATCAACGGCTACGGCTGCCCCGGACTAAGCCCCATGGCCGCGGGCCTGATCGCCATGGAGCTGGGCAGGGGCGACGGATCCATGAACACCTTCTTCGGCGTCCACTCCGGACTGGCCATGGGCAGCGTGCATATTCTCGGCGACGAGGAACAGAAGCAGCGCTGGCTGCCCCCGATGGCAGGCATGGAAAAGATCGGAGCGTTCGCCCTCACCGAACCCGAGCACGGCTCCGACTCCGTGGCACTGGAAACGTCAGCACGGCTCGACGGGGACCACTACGTCATCAACGGAGCCAAGCGCTGGATCGGTAACGCAAGCTTCGCGGACATCGTGGTGATCTGGGCCAGAGATGAAGCCGACGAACAGGTCAAAGCCTTCATCCTGGAAAAGAACGCTGACGGCACATACCCTGATGGCTACCGCGCCGACGTCATCACCGGCAAGATCGGCAAACGCGCCATCCTCCAGGCGGACATCACACTCTCAAACCTCCGAATCCCGAAAGCCAACCTCCTGGCCGGGGCCACATCATTCCGTGACGCAACCCGCGTCCTCACCGCCACGCGAAACAGCGCATCCTGGGAATCGGTCGGCCACGCAATGGCGGCCTACGAAGCAGCAGCGGACCATGCACGCACACGCGTCCAGTTCGGCAAACCGATCGGAAGCTTCCAACTCGTACAGAACAAGCTCGCCAACATGCTGGCCGAAATGACTGCCATGCAGCTCATGTGTTTCAGGGTCGCAGAACTGGGCCAGACCAGCCAATTAACGGGAAACATGGCCTCCCTGGCGAAGATGCACACAGCAAAAAAGGCCCGGTGGATATGCTCCGAAGCCCGCGACATGCTCGGAGGAAACGGCCTGCTGCTCGACAGGCACGTCGCGCGCCACATGACAGACATGGAAGTTGTTTCGACCTACGAGGGCACGGACTCGATTCAGTCGCTCCTCGTAGGCCGGGACATAACCGGATTTTCCGCCTTCAAGTAA
- a CDS encoding MFS transporter has protein sequence MVTPQASAAAPPAAAPERSGFRAWTVTTMVVLFATLNWADKALIGIIAQPLMDEFGLTPTQIGFAGSAFFFLFSVSGAMVGFLGDRFQIRWILFTLAALWGVVQFPLLISGTFAVLLFSRIALGAFEGPATAMASTAVFQWFAPDKRGFPAALVTSGSSFAKIFAAPLLAVVVVTWGWRAGFITMAAASFIWCAAWLFIGKEGPYAKARPLARRGSGLPSTAQPAVSMVRLPLRHILLSKSFIGAFLATFAVYGVVSATITWLPSYFEKGLGYSRLESGLMFGLPSIAAVVLMYGATFVTDRIASRRPSAGKVLAVTTAGFLITGGLALACLPLLGVPIAVVAVLILGYGCMSVALPMMNAVISQIVPVAQLSSTIGIFLALQNLSGLIAPSLVGILVEKAAIPLEGFSLSYQIFGVAILAGGLLTLLLVNPERDAAKLQQRLAGLREKAGLPADDTAETASAP, from the coding sequence ATGGTCACTCCACAGGCCTCGGCGGCCGCCCCTCCTGCTGCCGCTCCGGAACGCTCGGGGTTCCGAGCTTGGACGGTCACGACCATGGTCGTGCTGTTCGCGACGCTTAACTGGGCGGACAAAGCCCTGATCGGCATCATCGCCCAGCCGCTCATGGACGAGTTTGGTCTGACGCCAACGCAGATTGGTTTCGCCGGCAGCGCCTTCTTCTTCCTTTTCAGCGTCAGCGGTGCCATGGTCGGCTTTCTTGGCGACCGGTTCCAGATCCGCTGGATCCTATTCACGTTGGCAGCCCTCTGGGGCGTCGTTCAGTTCCCGCTGCTGATCAGCGGCACGTTCGCTGTTCTGCTGTTCTCCCGGATCGCGCTGGGCGCTTTTGAAGGGCCGGCAACGGCGATGGCCAGCACTGCCGTCTTCCAGTGGTTTGCCCCGGACAAGCGCGGATTCCCCGCGGCCCTGGTGACTTCCGGATCGTCCTTTGCCAAGATCTTCGCCGCGCCGCTGCTCGCGGTAGTCGTTGTGACCTGGGGCTGGCGGGCAGGCTTCATCACGATGGCGGCAGCGAGTTTCATCTGGTGTGCGGCGTGGCTGTTCATTGGCAAGGAGGGCCCCTATGCCAAGGCGAGGCCGCTGGCCCGCCGGGGGAGCGGCCTGCCCAGCACCGCGCAACCGGCAGTGTCCATGGTCCGGCTTCCCCTGCGGCACATCCTGCTCTCCAAGTCGTTCATCGGGGCGTTCCTGGCGACCTTCGCCGTCTACGGCGTGGTGTCTGCGACGATCACCTGGCTGCCGTCGTATTTCGAGAAGGGACTGGGCTATTCCCGGCTGGAGTCCGGGCTGATGTTCGGTCTTCCCAGCATCGCAGCGGTGGTCCTGATGTACGGCGCGACGTTCGTCACTGACCGGATCGCCAGCCGGCGCCCGTCGGCAGGGAAAGTTCTGGCCGTCACCACCGCCGGATTCCTCATCACCGGCGGCCTGGCACTGGCGTGCCTTCCCTTGCTCGGAGTCCCGATCGCCGTCGTCGCCGTGCTGATCCTGGGCTACGGATGCATGAGCGTGGCGCTGCCCATGATGAACGCCGTGATCTCCCAGATTGTCCCGGTCGCCCAGCTCTCCAGCACCATCGGCATCTTCCTGGCCCTGCAGAACCTTTCCGGCCTCATCGCACCGAGCCTTGTCGGGATCCTGGTCGAAAAGGCAGCCATACCGCTCGAAGGCTTCTCCCTGTCCTACCAGATCTTCGGCGTGGCCATCCTCGCCGGTGGACTGCTGACACTGCTCCTCGTCAACCCCGAGCGCGACGCGGCCAAGCTGCAGCAACGCCTGGCCGGTCTGCGGGAGAAAGCCGGTCTGCCCGCCGATGACACAGCCGAAACGGCAAGCGCCCCCTAA
- a CDS encoding ABC transporter substrate-binding protein, translating to MNQLVKKSAVFTAAATLAALSLTSCSSGDTQAGTNKPTKIEKIGLMVQDMSNPFFSAMDKGAKEAAAKIGATANTQDAQLDLANQNTQIDTFIQQGVNLIVISAVDENGIQPAIERAKQAGIIVIAVDTPAKSADAVVMTNAVQAGEKSCQYLFEQMGGKGNVLLVDGTPLQTIRDRITGCKNVVKKFPDIKVVGQQASKNDRASGLAVTTDMLTATPDVQGIFGMNDPSALGAVLAVQQAHKAGTVKVTGVDGSPEAVAELKQSGSPFIGTATQNPAEMVRKAVEIAQNIIDNKPPAESTILIPSELVTRETVSQYKGW from the coding sequence ATGAATCAGCTCGTCAAGAAGTCGGCAGTTTTCACCGCCGCCGCGACACTGGCCGCGCTCAGCCTGACGTCCTGCAGTTCTGGCGACACCCAGGCCGGTACCAACAAGCCGACGAAGATCGAGAAGATCGGCCTCATGGTCCAGGACATGTCCAACCCGTTCTTTTCCGCGATGGACAAGGGAGCCAAGGAGGCCGCCGCGAAGATCGGCGCCACCGCCAACACCCAGGACGCGCAGCTTGATCTGGCGAATCAGAATACCCAGATTGACACGTTCATCCAGCAGGGCGTGAACCTGATTGTCATCAGCGCCGTGGACGAAAACGGCATCCAGCCCGCGATTGAGCGGGCGAAGCAGGCGGGCATCATTGTCATCGCCGTGGACACCCCGGCCAAGAGCGCGGACGCCGTGGTGATGACCAATGCAGTCCAGGCCGGCGAAAAATCCTGCCAGTACCTGTTCGAGCAGATGGGAGGAAAGGGCAATGTTCTCTTGGTGGACGGAACCCCGCTCCAGACGATCCGTGACCGCATCACCGGCTGCAAGAACGTCGTGAAGAAGTTCCCTGATATCAAAGTTGTCGGGCAGCAGGCCTCCAAGAACGACCGGGCCTCCGGCCTCGCCGTGACCACGGACATGCTCACTGCTACCCCTGACGTTCAGGGCATCTTCGGCATGAACGACCCGTCCGCCCTCGGTGCGGTTCTGGCGGTCCAGCAGGCCCACAAGGCGGGGACCGTAAAGGTCACCGGTGTGGACGGCAGCCCGGAGGCGGTGGCGGAACTGAAGCAGTCCGGGTCGCCGTTCATCGGAACCGCAACCCAGAATCCTGCCGAAATGGTCCGCAAGGCCGTCGAAATCGCGCAGAACATCATCGACAACAAGCCCCCGGCGGAGAGCACGATCCTGATCCCCAGCGAGCTCGTGACCCGTGAGACCGTCAGCCAGTACAAGGGCTGGTAA
- a CDS encoding crotonase/enoyl-CoA hydratase family protein: MTTLDISALPRDGRVVTRHRVGHVYLIGLNRVPKRNAFDLEMRAELAMAYAEMEQNERIRVGVFYAHGDHFTGGLDMAKVGNALREGRGGIPEGGIDPRQLSGPQRRKPVVSAVQGWCLTLGIELLLATDIRVAADDAKFSQMEVSRGIFPFGGATIRFPREVGWGNAMRYMLTGDTFDATEALRIGLVQEVVPAGQQLQRAFELAELIAQQAPLGISTTLQSARRAQREGEQAAARELVPEMLQLLDTKDGAEGVASFLERRPAVFTGH; this comes from the coding sequence ATGACCACTCTGGACATCAGCGCACTGCCCCGGGACGGGCGGGTAGTCACCCGACACCGCGTGGGTCATGTGTATCTCATCGGCCTGAACCGCGTGCCCAAGCGGAACGCCTTTGACCTTGAGATGCGCGCGGAATTGGCGATGGCCTACGCCGAAATGGAACAGAACGAGAGGATCCGCGTGGGCGTCTTTTACGCGCACGGTGACCATTTCACGGGTGGGCTTGATATGGCCAAGGTTGGAAACGCTCTGCGCGAAGGCCGGGGCGGCATTCCGGAAGGCGGCATTGACCCGCGTCAGTTGTCTGGCCCGCAGCGGCGTAAGCCCGTAGTCAGCGCCGTACAAGGCTGGTGCCTCACCCTGGGAATAGAACTTCTCCTGGCCACGGACATCCGGGTCGCTGCCGATGACGCAAAGTTCTCCCAGATGGAAGTCAGCCGGGGTATCTTCCCGTTCGGCGGTGCCACCATCAGATTCCCGAGAGAGGTTGGCTGGGGAAACGCCATGCGGTACATGCTCACCGGCGATACATTCGACGCAACCGAGGCCTTGCGCATTGGCCTGGTCCAAGAGGTCGTCCCGGCCGGCCAGCAGCTCCAGCGGGCCTTCGAGCTGGCCGAGCTCATCGCCCAACAGGCACCACTCGGCATTTCCACCACACTGCAGTCGGCCCGCCGAGCCCAGCGCGAAGGCGAACAGGCAGCCGCCCGCGAGCTGGTCCCGGAGATGCTCCAACTGCTCGACACCAAGGACGGCGCAGAAGGAGTGGCCTCATTCCTGGAACGCCGCCCCGCAGTTTTCACCGGCCACTGA
- a CDS encoding TetR/AcrR family transcriptional regulator → MGRPTTPALSPQRIVAEATSLIDEEGLASLTTRRLAARLGIKGPSIYNHFATMDAVADAVINSLLDTVDTAIFESAGWRVALPVWARSYWTVLQKHPGIVPLLARGPGTRSAQLRLADAFYGSLVDGGWPPRQATEVAIAVRNYIAGSALGSYSAGFSEGPDFYTADFPHLSDAYRLPERQAVLDQAAFERGLTCLIDGLVLHYATDIAGLANREATSRTK, encoded by the coding sequence ATGGGACGCCCCACAACTCCTGCCTTATCGCCTCAGCGCATTGTTGCCGAAGCCACTTCCCTCATAGATGAGGAAGGCCTCGCGTCATTGACCACCCGCCGGCTCGCCGCGCGGCTCGGCATTAAGGGACCGTCAATCTACAACCACTTCGCGACCATGGATGCCGTCGCCGATGCCGTGATCAACTCACTGCTGGATACCGTGGACACGGCCATTTTCGAGTCGGCAGGATGGCGTGTCGCACTCCCGGTCTGGGCGCGGAGCTACTGGACGGTCCTGCAAAAACATCCCGGAATCGTGCCGCTGCTTGCCCGCGGGCCCGGAACCCGATCCGCCCAGCTGCGTCTTGCTGACGCCTTCTACGGATCCCTCGTGGATGGCGGATGGCCTCCGCGCCAGGCGACCGAAGTCGCCATCGCCGTCCGGAACTACATCGCCGGCTCGGCGTTGGGTTCATACTCTGCCGGGTTCTCCGAAGGCCCCGATTTTTACACCGCCGACTTCCCCCACCTCTCAGACGCCTACCGGCTCCCGGAACGACAGGCGGTTCTTGACCAGGCGGCTTTCGAACGCGGCCTGACGTGCCTGATCGACGGGCTGGTCCTGCACTACGCCACCGACATCGCCGGCCTCGCCAACCGTGAGGCCACCTCGCGCACCAAATAG
- a CDS encoding sugar ABC transporter ATP-binding protein, with protein MTTTTSRQPLLQLEGITKRFGATLALNNVHFDLRAGEVHALMGENGAGKSTLMKILAGNVARDSGRILMDGTEIDIRSPHEAVAHGIAIIHQELNTVPAMTVAENLALGREPSTKFGALDRRAMIVQAREKLARVGARIDPRTELGQLSVGMQQMVEIARAVSENARILVLDEPTAALSRSETLHLFQIINELRDAGVGLVYISHRMEEVWELADRVTVFRDGTYVGTRGKTEISPPDVVRMMVGRNLEDLYHHDRHSPGDVMLEVKELTDGAGIGPVSFQVRSGEVVALSGLIGAGRTETARMIFGADRPRGGTVTVKGKAALASSPAQAIARGIAMVPEDRKDQALFVSHTVEDNIAVSSLGGHVNAGVLQRTRIRNAVKKQMERLHLRQNALRLPVSALSGGNQQKAVLARWLMRESDVLILDEPTRGVDIGAKSEIYEVINDLAKAGKAILVISSDLPEAIGISDRLLVMRSGRIVQELNSRTASEEDVMSHATGTAAQTNGEFHD; from the coding sequence ATGACTACAACAACCTCCCGCCAGCCGCTGCTGCAGCTGGAAGGCATCACAAAGCGCTTCGGCGCCACGCTCGCTCTCAATAACGTCCACTTCGACCTGCGTGCAGGTGAAGTGCATGCTTTGATGGGCGAGAACGGAGCTGGTAAATCCACCCTGATGAAGATCTTGGCGGGGAACGTAGCCCGCGATTCCGGACGTATCCTGATGGATGGCACCGAAATCGACATCCGCTCCCCGCATGAGGCCGTTGCCCACGGCATAGCCATCATCCATCAGGAGCTGAACACGGTCCCGGCGATGACAGTTGCCGAGAATTTGGCCCTCGGACGGGAACCTTCGACCAAGTTCGGGGCCTTGGACCGTCGCGCCATGATCGTCCAGGCCCGTGAGAAGCTCGCCCGGGTCGGGGCACGGATTGATCCGCGCACTGAGCTCGGCCAGCTCAGTGTGGGCATGCAACAGATGGTTGAAATCGCCAGGGCCGTCAGCGAGAACGCCAGGATCCTGGTACTCGATGAACCAACAGCGGCCCTCTCACGCAGTGAAACCCTCCACCTTTTCCAGATCATCAACGAGCTGCGAGATGCAGGTGTCGGGCTCGTGTACATCTCCCACCGGATGGAAGAGGTCTGGGAGCTCGCGGACCGTGTGACCGTCTTCCGCGACGGAACGTACGTCGGCACCCGGGGAAAGACCGAGATCAGCCCGCCCGACGTCGTCCGGATGATGGTCGGACGCAACCTCGAGGACCTCTACCACCACGACCGGCACAGCCCGGGAGACGTCATGCTGGAGGTCAAGGAACTCACCGACGGTGCCGGCATCGGGCCGGTCAGCTTCCAAGTACGGTCGGGCGAGGTCGTCGCCCTGTCCGGGCTCATCGGGGCCGGCCGCACCGAAACGGCCCGGATGATCTTTGGCGCCGACAGGCCCCGCGGCGGCACCGTCACCGTCAAAGGCAAAGCGGCACTGGCCTCCAGCCCGGCCCAGGCGATCGCCCGGGGAATCGCAATGGTCCCCGAGGACCGCAAGGACCAGGCCTTGTTCGTCTCCCACACCGTCGAGGACAACATCGCTGTCAGTTCCCTTGGCGGCCACGTGAACGCCGGCGTGCTTCAACGGACCCGAATACGGAACGCGGTGAAAAAGCAGATGGAACGCCTGCACCTGCGGCAGAACGCCCTGCGCCTGCCGGTCAGCGCGCTTTCGGGCGGCAACCAGCAAAAAGCGGTTCTGGCCCGGTGGCTGATGCGCGAATCCGATGTGCTGATCCTGGACGAACCCACGAGGGGCGTAGACATCGGCGCGAAAAGCGAAATCTATGAAGTCATCAACGACCTCGCCAAGGCCGGCAAGGCCATCCTGGTCATTTCCTCGGACCTTCCCGAAGCGATCGGCATCAGCGACCGGCTCCTCGTGATGCGCTCCGGACGGATCGTCCAGGAACTCAACTCACGCACCGCCAGCGAAGAGGACGTCATGTCCCACGCAACCGGAACAGCAGCACAGACAAACGGAGAATTCCATGACTAA